In the genome of Falsirhodobacter halotolerans, one region contains:
- a CDS encoding YbaB/EbfC family nucleoid-associated protein: MFGLNGLGDMSKMMKQAQDLQTKMAELQEELANTIVTGESGAGLVKARCTAKGELTGLDIDPSIFVPSEKEVAEDLILAAIKDAQKNATERHQSEMAKLTESLGLPANMKLPF, translated from the coding sequence ATGTTTGGTTTGAACGGTCTGGGTGACATGTCCAAGATGATGAAGCAGGCGCAGGATCTTCAGACGAAGATGGCCGAGCTTCAGGAAGAGCTTGCGAACACCATCGTGACGGGTGAATCCGGCGCGGGTCTGGTGAAGGCGCGCTGCACCGCCAAGGGCGAACTGACGGGGCTGGACATCGACCCGTCGATCTTCGTGCCGTCGGAAAAGGAAGTGGCCGAGGATCTGATCCTGGCCGCGATCAAGGATGCGCAGAAAAACGCGACCGAGCGGCACCAGTCCGAGATGGCGAAACTGACCGAGAGCCTTGGCCTGCCCGCCAACATGAAACTGCCGTTCTGA
- a CDS encoding DNA polymerase III subunit gamma/tau, whose amino-acid sequence MTETYQVLARKYRPETFADLVGQEAMVRTLKNAFAADRIAHAFIMTGIRGTGKTTTARIIAKGLNCTGPDGTGGPTTDPCGVCDACRAIAEGRHVDVMEMDAASRTGVNDIREITESVHYRAASARYKIYIIDEVHMLSTSAFNALLKTLEEPPAHVKFIFATTEIRKVPVTVLSRCQRFDLRRIEPEVMIALLQRIAGAEGAQITDEALALITRAAEGSARDATSLLDQAISHGAGETGADQVRAMLGLADRGRVLDLFDRVMAGDSAAALSELAAQYADGADPVAILRDLAEITHWMSVIKITPEAADDPTTPPDERTRGLEMSGRLPMRVLSRAWQMLLKALEEVSLAPNTMMAAEMAIIRLTHVADLPDPEQLIRRIQSLPQPTHAPAPAAPSGGGGGQMARADSRMAVGGGTVSQALPATFESVVGLIREKRDMVLLAEVETGLRLVSYQPGRIEFEPGPSAPQNLAARLSQRLQGWTGQRWVVSVVGTGGAATIAEVQAEAEGSAKAEAMALPIVQAIIAAFPGASIADIRAPVADAAAEALPEVEDEWDPFEEE is encoded by the coding sequence ATCAGGTTCTTGCGCGCAAATACCGTCCCGAAACCTTTGCCGATCTGGTCGGGCAGGAGGCGATGGTCCGCACGCTGAAGAACGCCTTCGCCGCCGACCGGATCGCGCACGCCTTCATCATGACGGGGATTCGCGGCACCGGCAAAACCACGACCGCGCGCATCATCGCCAAGGGGCTGAACTGCACGGGGCCGGACGGGACGGGGGGGCCGACCACCGATCCCTGCGGCGTCTGCGACGCCTGCCGCGCCATTGCCGAAGGCCGCCATGTCGATGTGATGGAGATGGATGCCGCGTCGCGCACCGGCGTGAACGACATCCGCGAGATCACGGAATCGGTCCACTATCGCGCGGCCAGCGCCCGCTACAAGATCTATATCATCGACGAGGTTCACATGCTGTCCACCAGCGCGTTCAACGCGCTGCTGAAGACGCTGGAGGAGCCGCCCGCCCATGTGAAGTTCATCTTCGCCACGACCGAGATCCGCAAGGTGCCCGTCACCGTCCTGTCGCGCTGCCAGCGGTTCGACCTGCGCCGGATCGAGCCGGAGGTGATGATCGCCCTTCTGCAACGCATCGCCGGGGCGGAAGGCGCGCAGATCACGGATGAGGCGCTGGCCCTGATCACCCGCGCCGCCGAAGGGTCGGCCCGCGACGCGACCAGTCTGCTGGATCAGGCGATCAGCCACGGCGCGGGGGAAACCGGGGCCGATCAGGTCCGCGCGATGCTGGGCCTGGCCGACCGGGGCCGTGTGCTGGACCTGTTCGACCGGGTGATGGCGGGCGATTCGGCGGCGGCGTTGTCGGAACTGGCGGCGCAATATGCCGACGGGGCCGATCCCGTGGCGATCCTGCGCGATCTGGCCGAGATCACGCATTGGATGTCGGTCATCAAGATCACGCCCGAGGCGGCGGACGATCCCACCACCCCGCCCGACGAACGGACCCGCGGGCTGGAGATGTCGGGCCGCTTGCCGATGCGCGTCCTGTCGCGCGCGTGGCAGATGCTTCTGAAGGCGCTTGAGGAGGTGTCTCTGGCCCCCAACACCATGATGGCGGCGGAAATGGCGATCATCCGGCTGACCCATGTGGCCGACCTGCCCGACCCGGAGCAGCTGATCCGCCGCATCCAGTCCTTGCCGCAACCGACCCATGCGCCGGCACCTGCGGCCCCTTCGGGGGGCGGTGGCGGCCAGATGGCCCGCGCGGACAGCCGGATGGCGGTCGGGGGCGGCACGGTGTCGCAGGCGCTGCCCGCCACATTCGAAAGTGTCGTCGGCCTGATCCGCGAAAAGCGCGACATGGTTCTGCTGGCCGAGGTGGAGACGGGCCTCCGCCTTGTCAGCTATCAACCCGGCCGGATCGAGTTCGAACCGGGGCCGTCCGCCCCGCAAAACCTGGCGGCGCGGCTGTCGCAGCGGTTGCAGGGATGGACCGGCCAGCGGTGGGTCGTGTCGGTGGTGGGCACCGGCGGGGCGGCGACCATCGCCGAGGTTCAGGCCGAGGCCGAGGGCAGCGCCAAGGCCGAAGCCATGGCCCTGCCCATCGTGCAGGCGATCATCGCGGCCTTTCCCGGCGCGTCGATTGCCGATATCCGCGCCCCCGTGGCCGATGCCGCGGCCGAGGCGCTGCCCGAGGTCGAAGATGAATGGGACCCCTTCGAGGAGGAATGA